A portion of the Micromonospora vinacea genome contains these proteins:
- a CDS encoding DUF389 domain-containing protein, producing the protein MLHLRVIAPVDRSSEIVDLLTTEAGVTHLAVLPGAARQPQGDLILCDVVRESADGVLRSLQQLGVEARGGIAAEDVELTISASADRAAEKAPGSGADAVVWDEIAAKTGEQTELSGTYLVLIVVATMIAGIGVLLDQPILIVGAMVVGPEFGPLAALCVALLRRRLDVIGRSVQALTGGFLAAMVATVLSTWALTAAGLVTEEMLLAERPLTDFIWRPDALSWVVGLLAGVAGMLSLTSKKSGSLVGVLISVTTVPAAANVAVAAAYGVWDEAGGSALQLVINLSAIVLAGLLTLLVQQAWWWNLARRTRRPATG; encoded by the coding sequence GTGCTGCACCTCAGGGTGATTGCCCCGGTGGACCGGTCCTCGGAGATAGTCGACCTGCTGACCACCGAGGCAGGGGTGACCCACCTGGCCGTGCTGCCCGGTGCGGCCCGACAGCCGCAGGGCGATCTGATCCTCTGCGATGTGGTCCGCGAGAGCGCCGACGGCGTTCTGCGGAGCCTGCAGCAGCTCGGGGTGGAGGCGCGCGGCGGTATCGCCGCCGAGGACGTCGAGCTGACCATCTCCGCGTCGGCCGACCGGGCTGCGGAGAAGGCCCCCGGTAGTGGCGCCGACGCGGTGGTCTGGGACGAGATCGCGGCGAAGACCGGCGAACAGACCGAACTGTCCGGCACCTACCTGGTGTTGATCGTGGTGGCCACGATGATCGCCGGCATCGGTGTTCTGTTGGACCAGCCGATCCTCATCGTCGGCGCGATGGTCGTGGGACCGGAGTTCGGCCCGCTCGCCGCGCTCTGCGTGGCGCTGCTGCGCCGCCGGCTCGACGTGATCGGCAGGTCCGTGCAGGCCCTCACCGGCGGCTTCCTGGCGGCCATGGTGGCGACCGTGCTGAGCACCTGGGCGCTGACCGCCGCTGGCCTGGTGACCGAGGAGATGCTGCTCGCCGAGCGACCGCTCACCGACTTCATCTGGCGGCCGGATGCGCTGTCCTGGGTGGTGGGCCTGCTTGCCGGCGTTGCCGGCATGCTCTCCCTCACGTCGAAGAAGTCGGGCAGCCTCGTTGGGGTGCTCATCTCGGTGACCACGGTCCCGGCCGCGGCGAACGTGGCCGTGGCCGCTGCCTACGGAGTGTGGGACGAGGCGGGCGGTTCGGCTCTCCAGCTCGTGATCAACCTGTCTGCGATCGTCCTCGCCGGGCTCCTCACGCTCCTGGTGCAGCAGGCCTGGTGGTGGAACCTGGCTCGCCGGACCCGTCGTCCAGCAACCGGGTGA